In one Sebastes umbrosus isolate fSebUmb1 chromosome 13, fSebUmb1.pri, whole genome shotgun sequence genomic region, the following are encoded:
- the sf3b1 gene encoding splicing factor 3B subunit 1 isoform X2 → MLEQNLSKEEREIRQQMVEKAKAGELKVVNGSAASQAAAAAAAAAKRKRRWDQTADQTPSNATPKKVSSWDQADNSAETPGHTPGHTPAHTPSNSRWDETPGRPKGSETPGATPSTRMWDPTPSHTPAGAATPGRDTPGHATPGHGGATGSVRKNRWDETPKTERETPGHGSGWAETPRTDRGDESVGETPTPGASKRKSRWDETPASQMGSSTPLLTPGKTPIGTPAMNMATPTPGHLMSMTPEQLQAWRWEREIDERNRPLTDEELDAMFPEGYKVLPPPAGYVPIRTPARKLSATPTPIGGMTGFHMQVEDRTTKQMNDQPSGNLPFLKPDDIQYFDKLLVEVDESTLSPEEQKERKIMKLLLKIKNGTPPMRKAALRQITDKAREFGAGPLFNQILPLLMSPTLEDQERHLLVKVIDRILYKLDDLVRPYVHKILVVIEPLLIDEDYYARVEGREIISNLAKAAGLATMISTMRPDIDNMDEYVRNTTARAFAVVASALGIPSLLPFLKAVCKSKKSWQARHTGIKIVQQIAILMGCAILPHLRSLVEIIEHGLVDEQQKVRTISALAIAALAEAATPYGIESFDSVLKPLWKGIRQHRGKGLAAFLKAIGYLIPLMDAEYANYYTREVMLILIREFQSPDEEMKKIVLKVVKQCCGTDGVEANYIKTEILPPFFKHFWQHRMALDRRNYRQLVDTTVELANKVGAAEIISRIVDDLKDEAEQYRKMVMETIEKIMGNLGAADIDHKLEEQLIDGILYAFQEQTTEDSVMLNGFGTVVNALGKRVKPYLPQICGTVLWRLNNKSAKVRQQAADLISRTAVVMKTCQEEKLMGHLGVVLYEYLGEEYPEVLGSILGALKAIVNVIGMHKMTPPIKDLLPRLTPILKNRHEKVQENCIDLVGRIADRGAEYVSAREWMRICFELLELLKAHKKAIRRATVNTFGYIAKAIGPHDVLATLLNNLKVQERQNRVCTTVAIAIVAETCSPFTVLPALMNEYRVPELNVQNGVLKSLSFLFEYIGEMGKDYIYAVTPLLEDALMDRDLVHRQTASAVVQHMSLGVYGFGCEDSLNHLLNYVWPNVFETSPHVIQAVMGALEGLRVAIGPCRMLQYCLQGLFHPARKVRDVYWKIYNSIYIGSQDALIAHYPQVYNDEKNMYVRYELDYVL, encoded by the exons ATGTTGGAGCAAAACCTGTCCAAAGAGGAG AGAGAGATTCGTCAGCAGATGGTAGAGAAGGCCAAAGCTGGGGAACTGAAAGTTGTCAACGGGTCCGCTGCCTcccaagctgctgctgctgctgccgccgctgcGAAACGTAAACGCCGCTGGGACCAGACAGCTGACCAAACGCCCTCTAATGCTACACCCAAAAAGGTGTCCAGCTGGGACCAGGCTGACAACTCTGCTGAG ACTCCAGGACACACACCAGGACACACCCCCGCACACACACCTTCAAACAGCCGATGGGATGAAACCCCTGGCCGCCCTAAAGGCAGCGAGACACCAGGGGCCACCCCCAGTACCCGCATGTGGGACCCCACTCCCAGTCACACACCTGCTGGCGCTGCCACCCCTGGCAGAGACACGCCTGGCCATGCCACACCTGGCCATGGTGGAGCCACAGGAAGTGTACGCAAGAACCGCTGGGACGAAACCccaaagacagagagggaaacgCCGGGACACGGGAGTGGCTGGGCTGAAACGCCACGCACAGACAGAGGAGATGAGTCGGTGGGCGAGACTCCAACCCCAGGGGCCAGTAAGAGGAAGTCTCGATGGGATGAAACCCCTGCCAGTCAGATGGGATCCTCAACACCACTACTCACCCCGGGAAAAACTCCCATCGGAACGCCAGCTATGAACATGGCTACCCCAACGCCAG gtcacCTGATGAGCATGACTCCAGAGCAGTTGCAGGCATGGAGGTGGGAGAGGGAGATTGATGAGAGGAACCGGCCACTCACAGATGAGGAGCTTGACGCCATGTTCCCAGAGGGATACAAG GTCTTGCCTCCACCAGCAGGCTACGTGCCGATCCGTACTCCGGCGCGTAAGCTGTCAGCCACGCCAACCCCCATCGGAGGCATGACGGGCTTCCACATGCAGGTGGAGGACCGCACCACGAAACAGATGAACGACCAGCCCTCAGGAAACCTCCCCTTCCTCAAACCTGATGACATCCAGTATTTTGACAAACTGCTG gtggaggtggatgagtccacGTTGAGCCCTGAggagcagaaagagaggaagatcatgaagctgctgctgaagaTTAAAAATGGAACACCACCCATGAGAAAG GCCGCTCTGCGTCAGATCACAGATAAAGCTCGTGAATTTGGAGCAGGCCCCCTGTTCAATCAGATCCTGCCATTACTCATGTCGCCCACCCTGGAGGACCAGGAGCGCCATCTGCTGGTTAAAGTCATCGACCGTATCCTCTACAAACTTGATGACCTGGTTCGACCATACGTACACAAG ATCCTGGTGGTGATTGAGCCCCTGCTGATTGATGAGGACTACTATGCCAGAGTAGAAGGCAGAGAAATCATCTCTAACTTGGCAAAG GCGGCCGGTTTGGCTACGATGATCTCCACAATGAGACCTGATATCGACAACATGGACGAGTACGTGAGAAACACCACAGCCCGAGCCTTCGCCGTGGTGGCCTCCGCTCTTGGcattccctccctccttccgtTTCTCAAAGCCGTGTGTAAAAGCAAGAAGTCCTGGCAGGCCCGGCACACAGGCATCAAGATCGTGCAGCAGATCGCCATCCTCATGGGCTGTGCCATTCTGCCCCACCTTCGTAGCTTGGTGGAGATCATCGAACACG GTCTGGTGGACGAGCAGCAGAAGGTGAGGACCATCAGTGCCCTGGCTATAGCTGCCCTCGCTGAAGCCGCTACACCCTACGGTATCGAGTCCTTTGACTCTGTCCTCAAGCCGCTGTGGAAGGGTATCAGACAGCACAGAGGAAAG GGTCTGGCTGCTTTCCTCAAAGCTATCGGTTACCTGATCCCACTGATGGACGCCGAGTATGCAAACTACTACACCAGAGAGGTGATGTTGATCCTCATCCGAGAGTTCCAGTCCCCtgatgaggagatgaagaagattGTGCTCAAG GTGGTGAAGCAGTGTTGTGGCACTGATGGTGTGGAAGCCAACTACATTAAGACTGAGATCCTGCCCCCCTTCTTCAAGCACTTCTGGCAGCACAGGATGGCTCTGGACAGACGCAACTACAGACAG TTGGTGGACACCACAGTGGAGCTGGCCAACAAAGTGGGAGCAGCAGAGATCATTTCTCGCATCGTTGATGACCTGAAAGATGAGGCGGAGCAGTACAGAAAGATGGTGATGGAGACCATTGAGAAAATCATGGGCAACCTGGGTGCAGCCGACATCGACCACAAGCTGGAGGAGCAGTTGATCGACGGTATCCTGTACGCCTTCCAGGAGCAGACAACCGAG GACTCTGTGATGCTGAATGGTTTCGGCACCGTGGTGAACGCCCTTGGGAAACGCGTGAAGCCCTACCTGCCTCAGATCTGCGGTACGGTGCTGTGGCGTCTCAACAACAAATCCGCCAAAGTCCGTCAGCAGGCTGCCGACCTGATCTCACGTACGGCCGTGGTCATGAAGACTTGTCAGGAG GAAAAGCTGATGGGTCACTTGGGGGTGGTGCTGTACGAGTACCTAGGAGAGGAGTACCCTGAGGTGTTGGGTAGCATCCTGGGAGCACTGAAGGCCATCGTTAACGTTATTG GTATGCACAAGATGACTCCACCAATCAAAGACCTGCTTCCTCGTTTGACTCCCATCCTGAAGAACAGACATGAGAAAGTGCAGGAGAACTGTATCGACCTTGTGGGCAGGATCGCTGACAG GGGTGCTGAATATGTGTCGGCCAGGGAGTGGATGAGGATTTGTTTTgaactgctggagctgctgaagGCTCACAAAAAAGCCATCCGCAGAGCTACTGTCAACACGTTTGGTTATATCGCCAAAGCCATCGG TCCCCACGACGTCTTGGCCACTCTGCTCAATAACCTGAAGGTCCAGGAGCGTCAGAACAGAGTCTGCACGACCGTGGCCATCGCCATCGTCGCTGAGACCTGTTCACCATTCACGGTGCTGCCGGCGCTCATGAACGAATACCGCGTGCCTGAGCTCAACGTGCAGAACGGTGTGCTCAAGTCCCTCTCCTTCCTGTTTGAGTACATCGGAGAGATGGGCAAAGACTACATCTACGCTGTCACGCCGCTGCTGGAGGACGCTCTCATGGACAG AGACCTGGTCCACAGACAGACCGCCAGCGCAGTGGTCCAGCACATGTCTCTGGGCGTCTACGGTTTCGGCTGTGAAGACTCCCTTAACCACTTGCTGAACTACGTTTGGCCCAACGTGTTTGAGACGTCACCTCACGTGATCCAGGCAGTTATGGGCGCCCTGGAGGGGCTGAGGGTCGCCATCGGGCCCTGCCGCATGCTGCAGTACTGCTTACAG GGTTTGTTCCATCCAGCCAGGAAGGTGCGAGACGTCTACTGGAAGATCTACAACTCCATCTACATCGGCTCCCAGGACGCCCTCATCGCTCACTACCCACAAGTCTACAACGACGAGAAGAACATGTACGTCCGCTACGAGCTGGATTACGTCTTGTAA
- the sf3b1 gene encoding splicing factor 3B subunit 1 isoform X4: MQPPINTREEEEEEPEGWIKHTSGVRLEQTSTKMAKIAKTHEDIEAQILEIQGMKATLLEEGEQGVGLDSTGFFDQEIYGGSDSRFAGYVTSIAANEQEDDDEEDSSTSLLGQKKPGYHAPVAILNAIPQSDEQYDPFAEHRPQKIAEREDEYKARRRQMIISPERLDPFADGFFSAG; encoded by the exons AtgcaaccgccaataaacaccagagaggaggaggaagaagaaccGGAAGGCTGGATTAAACACACTTCCGGTGTCAGACTCGAACAAACCAGCACCAAAATGGCGAAGATCGCCAAAACGCACGAAG ATATCGAGGCCCAGATCCTGGAGATCCAGGGGATGAAGGCCACCCTGCTGGAGGAAGGAGAGCAGGGAGTGGGCCTTGACTCCACTGGATTTTTTGACCAGGAGATCTATGGAGGCAGCGACAGCCGCTTTGCTGGATATGTCACTTCCATCGCTGCCAATGAACAGGAGGAT gatgatgaagaggatTCCTCAACAAGCTTGTTGGGACAGAAGAAGCCAGGGTACCATGCACCAGTGGCGATACTCAATGCCATTCCTCAGTCAGACGAGCAA TACGACCCATTTGCAGAGCATCGTCCGCAGAAGATTGCAGAGCGGGAAGATGAATACAAAGCCCGACGCAGACAGATGATCATCTCGCCTGAGCGTCTCGACCCTTTTGCAGACG GCTTCTTTTCTGCCGGTTGA
- the sf3b1 gene encoding splicing factor 3B subunit 1 isoform X1 — protein sequence MQPPINTREEEEEEPEGWIKHTSGVRLEQTSTKMAKIAKTHEDIEAQILEIQGMKATLLEEGEQGVGLDSTGFFDQEIYGGSDSRFAGYVTSIAANEQEDDDEEDSSTSLLGQKKPGYHAPVAILNAIPQSDEQYDPFAEHRPQKIAEREDEYKARRRQMIISPERLDPFADGGKTPDPKLQVRSYVDVMLEQNLSKEEREIRQQMVEKAKAGELKVVNGSAASQAAAAAAAAAKRKRRWDQTADQTPSNATPKKVSSWDQADNSAETPGHTPGHTPAHTPSNSRWDETPGRPKGSETPGATPSTRMWDPTPSHTPAGAATPGRDTPGHATPGHGGATGSVRKNRWDETPKTERETPGHGSGWAETPRTDRGDESVGETPTPGASKRKSRWDETPASQMGSSTPLLTPGKTPIGTPAMNMATPTPGHLMSMTPEQLQAWRWEREIDERNRPLTDEELDAMFPEGYKVLPPPAGYVPIRTPARKLSATPTPIGGMTGFHMQVEDRTTKQMNDQPSGNLPFLKPDDIQYFDKLLVEVDESTLSPEEQKERKIMKLLLKIKNGTPPMRKAALRQITDKAREFGAGPLFNQILPLLMSPTLEDQERHLLVKVIDRILYKLDDLVRPYVHKILVVIEPLLIDEDYYARVEGREIISNLAKAAGLATMISTMRPDIDNMDEYVRNTTARAFAVVASALGIPSLLPFLKAVCKSKKSWQARHTGIKIVQQIAILMGCAILPHLRSLVEIIEHGLVDEQQKVRTISALAIAALAEAATPYGIESFDSVLKPLWKGIRQHRGKGLAAFLKAIGYLIPLMDAEYANYYTREVMLILIREFQSPDEEMKKIVLKVVKQCCGTDGVEANYIKTEILPPFFKHFWQHRMALDRRNYRQLVDTTVELANKVGAAEIISRIVDDLKDEAEQYRKMVMETIEKIMGNLGAADIDHKLEEQLIDGILYAFQEQTTEDSVMLNGFGTVVNALGKRVKPYLPQICGTVLWRLNNKSAKVRQQAADLISRTAVVMKTCQEEKLMGHLGVVLYEYLGEEYPEVLGSILGALKAIVNVIGMHKMTPPIKDLLPRLTPILKNRHEKVQENCIDLVGRIADRGAEYVSAREWMRICFELLELLKAHKKAIRRATVNTFGYIAKAIGPHDVLATLLNNLKVQERQNRVCTTVAIAIVAETCSPFTVLPALMNEYRVPELNVQNGVLKSLSFLFEYIGEMGKDYIYAVTPLLEDALMDRDLVHRQTASAVVQHMSLGVYGFGCEDSLNHLLNYVWPNVFETSPHVIQAVMGALEGLRVAIGPCRMLQYCLQGLFHPARKVRDVYWKIYNSIYIGSQDALIAHYPQVYNDEKNMYVRYELDYVL from the exons AtgcaaccgccaataaacaccagagaggaggaggaagaagaaccGGAAGGCTGGATTAAACACACTTCCGGTGTCAGACTCGAACAAACCAGCACCAAAATGGCGAAGATCGCCAAAACGCACGAAG ATATCGAGGCCCAGATCCTGGAGATCCAGGGGATGAAGGCCACCCTGCTGGAGGAAGGAGAGCAGGGAGTGGGCCTTGACTCCACTGGATTTTTTGACCAGGAGATCTATGGAGGCAGCGACAGCCGCTTTGCTGGATATGTCACTTCCATCGCTGCCAATGAACAGGAGGAT gatgatgaagaggatTCCTCAACAAGCTTGTTGGGACAGAAGAAGCCAGGGTACCATGCACCAGTGGCGATACTCAATGCCATTCCTCAGTCAGACGAGCAA TACGACCCATTTGCAGAGCATCGTCCGCAGAAGATTGCAGAGCGGGAAGATGAATACAAAGCCCGACGCAGACAGATGATCATCTCGCCTGAGCGTCTCGACCCTTTTGCAGACG GGGGCAAAACGCCGGACCCCAAGCTGCAGGTCAGGTCGTATGTGGACGTCATGTTGGAGCAAAACCTGTCCAAAGAGGAG AGAGAGATTCGTCAGCAGATGGTAGAGAAGGCCAAAGCTGGGGAACTGAAAGTTGTCAACGGGTCCGCTGCCTcccaagctgctgctgctgctgccgccgctgcGAAACGTAAACGCCGCTGGGACCAGACAGCTGACCAAACGCCCTCTAATGCTACACCCAAAAAGGTGTCCAGCTGGGACCAGGCTGACAACTCTGCTGAG ACTCCAGGACACACACCAGGACACACCCCCGCACACACACCTTCAAACAGCCGATGGGATGAAACCCCTGGCCGCCCTAAAGGCAGCGAGACACCAGGGGCCACCCCCAGTACCCGCATGTGGGACCCCACTCCCAGTCACACACCTGCTGGCGCTGCCACCCCTGGCAGAGACACGCCTGGCCATGCCACACCTGGCCATGGTGGAGCCACAGGAAGTGTACGCAAGAACCGCTGGGACGAAACCccaaagacagagagggaaacgCCGGGACACGGGAGTGGCTGGGCTGAAACGCCACGCACAGACAGAGGAGATGAGTCGGTGGGCGAGACTCCAACCCCAGGGGCCAGTAAGAGGAAGTCTCGATGGGATGAAACCCCTGCCAGTCAGATGGGATCCTCAACACCACTACTCACCCCGGGAAAAACTCCCATCGGAACGCCAGCTATGAACATGGCTACCCCAACGCCAG gtcacCTGATGAGCATGACTCCAGAGCAGTTGCAGGCATGGAGGTGGGAGAGGGAGATTGATGAGAGGAACCGGCCACTCACAGATGAGGAGCTTGACGCCATGTTCCCAGAGGGATACAAG GTCTTGCCTCCACCAGCAGGCTACGTGCCGATCCGTACTCCGGCGCGTAAGCTGTCAGCCACGCCAACCCCCATCGGAGGCATGACGGGCTTCCACATGCAGGTGGAGGACCGCACCACGAAACAGATGAACGACCAGCCCTCAGGAAACCTCCCCTTCCTCAAACCTGATGACATCCAGTATTTTGACAAACTGCTG gtggaggtggatgagtccacGTTGAGCCCTGAggagcagaaagagaggaagatcatgaagctgctgctgaagaTTAAAAATGGAACACCACCCATGAGAAAG GCCGCTCTGCGTCAGATCACAGATAAAGCTCGTGAATTTGGAGCAGGCCCCCTGTTCAATCAGATCCTGCCATTACTCATGTCGCCCACCCTGGAGGACCAGGAGCGCCATCTGCTGGTTAAAGTCATCGACCGTATCCTCTACAAACTTGATGACCTGGTTCGACCATACGTACACAAG ATCCTGGTGGTGATTGAGCCCCTGCTGATTGATGAGGACTACTATGCCAGAGTAGAAGGCAGAGAAATCATCTCTAACTTGGCAAAG GCGGCCGGTTTGGCTACGATGATCTCCACAATGAGACCTGATATCGACAACATGGACGAGTACGTGAGAAACACCACAGCCCGAGCCTTCGCCGTGGTGGCCTCCGCTCTTGGcattccctccctccttccgtTTCTCAAAGCCGTGTGTAAAAGCAAGAAGTCCTGGCAGGCCCGGCACACAGGCATCAAGATCGTGCAGCAGATCGCCATCCTCATGGGCTGTGCCATTCTGCCCCACCTTCGTAGCTTGGTGGAGATCATCGAACACG GTCTGGTGGACGAGCAGCAGAAGGTGAGGACCATCAGTGCCCTGGCTATAGCTGCCCTCGCTGAAGCCGCTACACCCTACGGTATCGAGTCCTTTGACTCTGTCCTCAAGCCGCTGTGGAAGGGTATCAGACAGCACAGAGGAAAG GGTCTGGCTGCTTTCCTCAAAGCTATCGGTTACCTGATCCCACTGATGGACGCCGAGTATGCAAACTACTACACCAGAGAGGTGATGTTGATCCTCATCCGAGAGTTCCAGTCCCCtgatgaggagatgaagaagattGTGCTCAAG GTGGTGAAGCAGTGTTGTGGCACTGATGGTGTGGAAGCCAACTACATTAAGACTGAGATCCTGCCCCCCTTCTTCAAGCACTTCTGGCAGCACAGGATGGCTCTGGACAGACGCAACTACAGACAG TTGGTGGACACCACAGTGGAGCTGGCCAACAAAGTGGGAGCAGCAGAGATCATTTCTCGCATCGTTGATGACCTGAAAGATGAGGCGGAGCAGTACAGAAAGATGGTGATGGAGACCATTGAGAAAATCATGGGCAACCTGGGTGCAGCCGACATCGACCACAAGCTGGAGGAGCAGTTGATCGACGGTATCCTGTACGCCTTCCAGGAGCAGACAACCGAG GACTCTGTGATGCTGAATGGTTTCGGCACCGTGGTGAACGCCCTTGGGAAACGCGTGAAGCCCTACCTGCCTCAGATCTGCGGTACGGTGCTGTGGCGTCTCAACAACAAATCCGCCAAAGTCCGTCAGCAGGCTGCCGACCTGATCTCACGTACGGCCGTGGTCATGAAGACTTGTCAGGAG GAAAAGCTGATGGGTCACTTGGGGGTGGTGCTGTACGAGTACCTAGGAGAGGAGTACCCTGAGGTGTTGGGTAGCATCCTGGGAGCACTGAAGGCCATCGTTAACGTTATTG GTATGCACAAGATGACTCCACCAATCAAAGACCTGCTTCCTCGTTTGACTCCCATCCTGAAGAACAGACATGAGAAAGTGCAGGAGAACTGTATCGACCTTGTGGGCAGGATCGCTGACAG GGGTGCTGAATATGTGTCGGCCAGGGAGTGGATGAGGATTTGTTTTgaactgctggagctgctgaagGCTCACAAAAAAGCCATCCGCAGAGCTACTGTCAACACGTTTGGTTATATCGCCAAAGCCATCGG TCCCCACGACGTCTTGGCCACTCTGCTCAATAACCTGAAGGTCCAGGAGCGTCAGAACAGAGTCTGCACGACCGTGGCCATCGCCATCGTCGCTGAGACCTGTTCACCATTCACGGTGCTGCCGGCGCTCATGAACGAATACCGCGTGCCTGAGCTCAACGTGCAGAACGGTGTGCTCAAGTCCCTCTCCTTCCTGTTTGAGTACATCGGAGAGATGGGCAAAGACTACATCTACGCTGTCACGCCGCTGCTGGAGGACGCTCTCATGGACAG AGACCTGGTCCACAGACAGACCGCCAGCGCAGTGGTCCAGCACATGTCTCTGGGCGTCTACGGTTTCGGCTGTGAAGACTCCCTTAACCACTTGCTGAACTACGTTTGGCCCAACGTGTTTGAGACGTCACCTCACGTGATCCAGGCAGTTATGGGCGCCCTGGAGGGGCTGAGGGTCGCCATCGGGCCCTGCCGCATGCTGCAGTACTGCTTACAG GGTTTGTTCCATCCAGCCAGGAAGGTGCGAGACGTCTACTGGAAGATCTACAACTCCATCTACATCGGCTCCCAGGACGCCCTCATCGCTCACTACCCACAAGTCTACAACGACGAGAAGAACATGTACGTCCGCTACGAGCTGGATTACGTCTTGTAA
- the sf3b1 gene encoding splicing factor 3B subunit 1 isoform X3, with amino-acid sequence MQPPINTREEEEEEPEGWIKHTSGVRLEQTSTKMAKIAKTHEDIEAQILEIQGMKATLLEEGEQGVGLDSTGFFDQEIYGGSDSRFAGYVTSIAANEQEDDDEEDSSTSLLGQKKPGYHAPVAILNAIPQSDEQYDPFAEHRPQKIAEREDEYKARRRQMIISPERLDPFADAVLLCQSCTALC; translated from the exons AtgcaaccgccaataaacaccagagaggaggaggaagaagaaccGGAAGGCTGGATTAAACACACTTCCGGTGTCAGACTCGAACAAACCAGCACCAAAATGGCGAAGATCGCCAAAACGCACGAAG ATATCGAGGCCCAGATCCTGGAGATCCAGGGGATGAAGGCCACCCTGCTGGAGGAAGGAGAGCAGGGAGTGGGCCTTGACTCCACTGGATTTTTTGACCAGGAGATCTATGGAGGCAGCGACAGCCGCTTTGCTGGATATGTCACTTCCATCGCTGCCAATGAACAGGAGGAT gatgatgaagaggatTCCTCAACAAGCTTGTTGGGACAGAAGAAGCCAGGGTACCATGCACCAGTGGCGATACTCAATGCCATTCCTCAGTCAGACGAGCAA TACGACCCATTTGCAGAGCATCGTCCGCAGAAGATTGCAGAGCGGGAAGATGAATACAAAGCCCGACGCAGACAGATGATCATCTCGCCTGAGCGTCTCGACCCTTTTGCAGACG CAGTACTGCTTTGCCAGTCCTGTACTGCACTCTGTTAA